The following coding sequences are from one Bradyrhizobium sp. WSM471 window:
- a CDS encoding ABC transporter substrate-binding protein: MKRREFMALVGTAAAVPVFARAQDGAPRPMPSVGVLTGNLVGDGGAQMRVNAFQQGLADLGWIANQNYRLDVRWPGSNPTWQEHAARELVAARPDVLFATSTATTRALRAATQVIPIIFVGLSDPVGTGLVVDLARPTSNLTGFSLYEHAMSGKWLSLLKDMVPSMSSAMLLYNPETAPYAPLYLQAAHQVESRLRMTVTGASVRSGSEIAGVIEAAARNGSGLVVLPDGGFFSTQSAMAIPLLAQRRVPAIFAVRFYAVNGGLMSYGADLTQQFRDGAGYVARILRGAEVRSLPVQFATRFDLVINVRAVHALGLAIPERLLMEAELID, from the coding sequence ATGAAGCGCCGTGAGTTCATGGCCTTGGTCGGGACTGCAGCTGCTGTTCCGGTCTTCGCGCGCGCCCAGGACGGGGCACCGCGGCCGATGCCGTCGGTCGGCGTGCTGACTGGCAATTTGGTGGGCGATGGCGGCGCTCAGATGCGTGTCAATGCCTTTCAGCAGGGTCTCGCCGATCTCGGCTGGATCGCCAATCAGAACTATCGGCTAGATGTGCGCTGGCCGGGCTCCAATCCGACATGGCAGGAACATGCAGCTCGCGAACTTGTTGCCGCGAGACCCGACGTGCTGTTTGCCACCAGCACGGCGACGACACGGGCGCTGCGGGCTGCAACGCAGGTCATTCCGATCATCTTTGTCGGGCTCTCGGATCCGGTCGGGACAGGCCTCGTCGTCGATCTGGCAAGGCCGACCAGCAATCTTACCGGATTCTCGCTTTACGAGCATGCCATGAGCGGGAAATGGCTGAGCCTGTTGAAAGACATGGTGCCCAGCATGAGCAGTGCGATGCTTCTGTACAATCCCGAAACCGCGCCATATGCGCCCCTTTATCTTCAGGCCGCACACCAGGTGGAAAGTCGCCTGCGCATGACGGTTACCGGCGCCTCCGTCCGCAGCGGCTCCGAGATCGCGGGGGTCATCGAGGCGGCGGCGCGGAATGGTAGCGGGCTCGTCGTGCTGCCGGATGGCGGTTTCTTCAGTACTCAGAGCGCCATGGCAATCCCGTTGCTGGCCCAGCGCCGCGTACCGGCGATCTTCGCCGTCCGCTTCTATGCTGTGAATGGCGGGCTGATGTCTTATGGCGCCGACCTGACGCAACAGTTTCGCGACGGCGCTGGCTATGTCGCTCGCATCCTTCGCGGCGCCGAGGTCCGCAGTCTTCCGGTGCAATTCGCCACAAGGTTTGATCTCGTTATCAACGTGAGAGCCGTCCACGCGCTTGGGCTGGCGATCCCGGAACGATTGCTGATGGAGGCTGAGCTGATTGACTAG